The following are encoded in a window of Pseudomonas multiresinivorans genomic DNA:
- a CDS encoding TonB-dependent siderophore receptor, translating into MLYPFVRHRLAIHVQAALFSVAVVGVPAIQAAEPVSSGTVQSVRQYDIAAGSLTEVLSRFASEAGAALSFDASKTANRQSDGLHGSYSREAGFATLLAGTGLRAVDQGGSYVLEDIPTALEMSDTVVTGQGLGPTTEGSGSYTSNEATIGKSTQRLKDIPQSVTVITRKAMDDQRLDTLDQVLEKTTGITTYQSPSGGKYIYSRGFEVETIQYDGVPLDRRYYAIGSSFTSDTLLYDRVEVLRGANGLLQGSGNPGAAINLVRKRPKAEPSLSLTASAGSWDSYRQSIDASSPLTADGKLRGRLVAAHEDRDYFYDTAESRKNVLYGILEYDLTDDTKVAAGASVEDLHSTPSFGGLPRNKDGSAVHAGRSTFTGADWNKWNNKQTTYFADVTHDFNDDWRLNASGSYIRETNDILYSFGRGAVDPATGDGMQSRAYLYDFENINKGADINLAGKWRAFDLEHQVVVGANASDLKTDDVQGGLLNLGPINIYNPVSPREPTEEEMLSTTYAGASEGRIRQNGLYGVVRYKLAEPLTLVVGGRTSNYKYDYELRRFTTFSPAPAHSKETGEFTPYGGLIYELNNQWSVYASYTDIFKPQTELTQDSTPLKPIEGSNYEIGLKGELMDGRVNTSFAIFRVDQENRAQYDYASECGQNGEDNCYVDGGKVRAEGFDAEISGEVLRGLQLFAGYTYTSTKFLNDPGDGTSSSGSTFNSYTPRHLLRFWGDYNLPGELSQWTAGAGASIQSENYNTNFGGTGGVGDIKQSGYAIWNARLGYQINKNFSVALNGNNLFDKKYYSSIGWLNASNQYGDPRNYTVTLKADF; encoded by the coding sequence CTCTTCAGCGTCGCCGTCGTGGGCGTACCCGCCATCCAGGCCGCAGAGCCGGTATCGTCCGGCACAGTGCAGAGCGTCCGGCAGTACGACATCGCTGCAGGCTCTCTGACCGAAGTGCTCAGCCGCTTCGCCAGCGAGGCCGGAGCAGCGCTTTCGTTCGATGCCAGCAAGACTGCCAACCGGCAATCGGACGGCCTGCATGGCAGCTATTCGAGAGAGGCCGGGTTCGCCACCCTCCTTGCCGGCACCGGCCTGCGCGCGGTCGATCAGGGTGGCAGCTACGTGCTGGAGGACATTCCGACAGCACTGGAAATGAGCGACACGGTCGTTACCGGCCAGGGCCTGGGACCAACGACGGAAGGCTCCGGCTCCTACACCTCGAACGAAGCCACGATCGGCAAGTCCACCCAGCGACTGAAGGACATCCCGCAATCGGTGACCGTCATCACGCGCAAGGCGATGGACGACCAGCGCCTCGACACCCTGGACCAGGTGCTGGAGAAAACCACCGGCATCACTACCTACCAGAGCCCCTCTGGCGGCAAGTACATCTACTCGCGCGGTTTCGAGGTGGAAACCATCCAGTACGACGGCGTCCCGCTCGATCGCCGCTACTACGCCATCGGCAGCAGCTTCACCTCCGATACGTTGCTGTACGACCGCGTCGAAGTGCTGCGTGGTGCCAACGGCCTGCTCCAGGGCAGCGGCAACCCCGGCGCGGCCATCAACCTCGTGCGCAAACGCCCGAAGGCCGAGCCGTCGCTGTCCCTCACCGCCAGCGCCGGCTCGTGGGACAGCTACCGGCAGAGCATCGATGCCAGTTCTCCGCTCACTGCCGATGGCAAGCTGCGGGGTCGCCTGGTGGCCGCCCACGAGGATCGGGATTACTTCTATGACACGGCGGAAAGCCGCAAGAACGTGCTCTACGGGATTCTCGAATACGACCTGACCGACGATACCAAGGTAGCCGCCGGCGCCAGCGTGGAAGACCTGCACTCGACACCGTCCTTCGGTGGTCTGCCGCGCAACAAGGATGGCAGTGCGGTGCACGCGGGCCGCTCCACCTTCACCGGCGCCGACTGGAACAAATGGAACAACAAGCAGACGACCTACTTCGCCGACGTCACCCATGACTTCAACGATGACTGGCGCCTGAATGCCTCGGGCAGCTACATCCGCGAGACCAACGACATCCTCTACAGCTTCGGCCGGGGGGCGGTCGACCCAGCCACCGGTGACGGCATGCAGTCGCGCGCCTACCTGTACGACTTCGAAAACATCAACAAGGGCGCTGACATCAACCTCGCCGGCAAGTGGCGCGCCTTCGACCTGGAACACCAGGTAGTGGTCGGCGCCAACGCCAGCGACCTGAAGACCGACGATGTGCAGGGAGGTCTGCTCAACCTCGGGCCGATCAACATCTACAACCCGGTTTCCCCGCGCGAACCAACCGAAGAAGAAATGCTGAGCACCACTTACGCCGGCGCCTCCGAAGGCAGGATTCGCCAGAACGGGCTTTATGGCGTCGTACGCTACAAGTTGGCGGAGCCGCTGACGTTGGTCGTGGGCGGGCGAACCAGCAACTACAAGTACGATTATGAACTGCGCCGCTTCACCACCTTCTCGCCCGCTCCAGCCCATTCGAAGGAGACCGGCGAGTTCACTCCGTACGGCGGCCTTATCTACGAACTGAACAATCAATGGTCGGTCTACGCCAGCTACACCGACATCTTCAAGCCACAGACCGAGCTGACCCAGGACAGCACCCCGCTCAAGCCCATCGAAGGCTCGAACTACGAGATCGGTTTGAAAGGCGAACTGATGGATGGGCGCGTGAACACCAGCTTCGCGATCTTCCGCGTGGACCAGGAAAACCGGGCGCAATATGACTACGCCTCGGAGTGCGGGCAGAACGGCGAAGACAACTGCTACGTGGACGGCGGGAAGGTTCGCGCCGAAGGTTTCGATGCGGAGATCAGCGGCGAAGTGCTCAGGGGCCTGCAACTGTTTGCCGGCTATACCTACACCTCGACCAAGTTCCTCAACGATCCGGGCGATGGCACCTCGTCATCCGGCTCCACCTTCAACAGCTACACGCCGCGCCACCTGCTGCGCTTCTGGGGTGACTACAACCTGCCGGGCGAACTCAGCCAGTGGACCGCTGGTGCGGGCGCCAGCATCCAGAGCGAGAACTACAACACCAACTTCGGTGGCACTGGTGGCGTCGGCGATATCAAGCAATCCGGTTACGCCATCTGGAACGCGCGCCTGGGCTACCAGATCAACAAGAACTTCAGCGTCGCCCTGAACGGCAACAACCTGTTCGACAAGAAGTACTACTCCTCCATCGGCTGGCTGAATGCGAGTAACCAGTACGGCGACCCACGCAACTACACCGTCACCCTGAAAGCCGACTTCTGA